A genomic region of Eucalyptus grandis isolate ANBG69807.140 chromosome 5, ASM1654582v1, whole genome shotgun sequence contains the following coding sequences:
- the LOC104443483 gene encoding BON1-associated protein 2, producing the protein MKRALEITLISGENLRLNKKPVKNAVVAVRVEASHECSTKPAPDKGTNPQWNEKLAFDLPLHAGFITLEVKCRSSSGSYKLVGGATVPVSDLAGEPGTPEGLVHFLSYRLRDSNGVQTDGIINISAKMSGPAPAHKYEVPRPPIGVPVGHQRKMMVAGGLVIGVPVRYAQPCRC; encoded by the coding sequence atgaAGCGAGCCTTGGAAATCACCTTGATATCCGGAGAGAATCTACGGCTCAACAAGAAGCCCGTGAAGAACGCGGTCGTGGCGGTCCGAGTGGAGGCCAGCCACGAATGCTCTACCAAACCGGCGCCGGACAAAGGAACAAACCCCCAGTGGAACGAGAAACTGGCCTTTGACTTGCCGCTGCATGCGGGCTTCATTACCTTGGAAGTGAAGTGCAGGAGCTCGTCGGGGAGTTACAAGCTCGTCGGCGGAGCGACGGTACCGGTTTCGGATCTCGCCGGTGAGCCTGGCACACCAGAGGGCCTTGTCCATTTTCTCAGTTATAGGTTGAGGGATTCTAATGGCGTGCAGACTGATGGCATCATTAACATTTCGGCGAAAATGTCCGGGCCGGCGCCGGCACACAAATATGAGGTTCCCCGTCCACCGATTGGAGTGCCGGTCGGTCATCAGAGGAAGATGATGGTGGCCGGTGGGTTGGTGATTGGAGTTCCAGTTAGGTACGCTCAGCCGTGTAGATGTTAG
- the LOC104443482 gene encoding BON1-associated protein 2, with protein sequence MANTHHRRLAVTVISGEDLRINDKPIKNNAFVTVKADSHSSTSLYDSTKPDARGESYPYWDEKLPVDLPAGSRYLVVEVHRRSSLAGDVLVGTAWIPVSDFVGGYAPENYQHFLSYRLRDAKGQRNGIINISVRMVTSSYKGTSSSSSSSVPEFGIPMDREKNSRTVTGVPIWYPNQCKS encoded by the coding sequence ATGGCGAACACTCACCATCGCAGATTGGCAGTCACCGTCATCTCCGGCGAAGATCTCCGCATCAACGACAAGCCCATCAAGAACAACGCCTTCGTCACCGTCAAGGCTGACTCTCACAGCTCGACATCGTTGTACGACTCGACGAAACCCGACGCCCGGGGGGAGAGCTACCCTTACTGGGACGAGAAGCTCCCCGTGGACTTGCCTGCGGGCTCCCGCTATCTCGTCGTCGAGGTCCACCGGAGGAGCTCCTTGGCCGGGGACGTGCTTGTTGGGACGGCATGGATCCCGGTGTCAGACTTCGTCGGAGGCTACGCCCCAGAGAATTACCAGCATTTCTTGAGTTACAGGCTGAGAGACGCCAAAGGCCAGCGCAACGGGATCATCAATATCTCAGTGAGGATGGTCACGTCCTCGTATAAAGGGACTTCGTCGTCTTCATCATCGTCAGTGCCAGAGTTCGGGATTCCGATGGACCGGGAGAAGAACAGCAGGACGGTGACCGGCGTGCCGATTTGGTATCCCAACCAATGTAAATCTTGA